TGCTCAGGGCATTGTGATTCAAATGCCACATTATGATGTTCACAACATGCCTTTAGGGCCTGCGATTCATCGTGCAACAGGTTTGCCAGTCTTTATCGGTAATGACACCCGTTCTTGGGCTCTGGCTGAAAAGCTATTTGGCAACGCACGTGATGTTGAGAACTCGGTGCTGATTTCCATTCATCATGGTGTTGGTGCTGGCATCATGATTGACGGTAAAGTGCTTGAAGGCCAGGTGGGTAACATTGGCGAATTAGGCCATATCCAGATTAAACCTTTCGGCAAGCGTTGCTATTGCGGTAATAGCGGTTGTTTGGAAACGGTGGCGAGCTTGCAAGCCGTGTTAGAAGATGCACAGGTACTGCTGAACCAAGGCCATGAAAGCATATTGCAAGATAAACCGCTGACGATTGATTCTCTGTGTGCAGCGGCATTGGAGGGTGATGGCGTTGCCGTAAAAGTGATCACTGAGCTGGGGCACAACCTGGGCCAGGCAATTGCTATCGTGGTGAACCTGTTTAACCCAGAGCGGATCTTGATTGGCGGTGAATTTAACCAGGCGAAATCTGTGTTGTATCCAGCCATTATGGAACGTATTCAGAACCAAACGCTTCCGCATTATTTTGAGAACCTGGCGCTTGAAGAAAGCCACTTCTACACACAGGCAACCATGCCGGGTGCTGCACTGGTTAAGCGCGCTATGTACGACGGCTATCTGCTGATGAAGGTGCTGGAAGGCTGAGTTATATTGTGCAGATTGAAAAAGGAGCCAGCGGCTCCTTTTTTCGTTTACAGCGGATACCAGACAACACCGTTGTCGAGTGAACGTTTAGTTAGTGCGAGCGCAACACAGATGGCAATCAGTGCCAACATGCTCCAGTCTTTCGCCACAAGTGGACGTTCGTTATACCATGTGCGCGACTTATTGCGCCCAAACCCGCGAAGCGTCATAGCATTAGAGATCTCGTCGGCGCGATCCAGGCTGGAGAAAATCAATGGGATGAGGATTTTTGCCACTCCGCGAAAACGTGTCATCAGAGGAGCGTTCTTTGAGAAATCTACGCCGCGTGCTTGCTGTGCATGCATGATATTGACGAAATCGTTCTTCACTTCCGGTAAATAGCGAAGTGTCAGACTGACGGCATAGGCAATTTTGTAAGGAACACCAATGCGGTTTAGGCTAGATGCAAATTCCGTTGGGTGAGTGGTAAACACAAATACCAGAGCGATAGGGAACATGCTGAAGTATTTCAACGTGACCGTAAGCAGGTAAAACAGGGTTTCTTGAGTCAGCGAATAGTTACCCGGTAACGCAACGATCTCGGTGGTAGTATTTGCCCATTCAGAGCCTTGCTGTGGCGCAACCAGAAACATGAACACCGCATTCATGCTCAGCACACTCAAGGTACCAATCAAAAGCGGTTTGTAAACCTGAAAAGCCACGCCTGTCATTTTCAACAAAGCCAGACCAAGCAGTACCATTACTACGATAATGCGCAAGTCGAACGTTGTTAATACGATGGTCACCCAAGCCATGAAGAGGGCAAATTTGGTGATGCCGTTCAGCGCATGAAGTGGCGATTGAGTATCAATGTAGTTGATACCAAACTTCATTTTGGATGCTTTCATTTGGCGTTGCTCTCTGTCTCAATAAACTGCTGCATGAATCCATTGATATCGCTGATATCAGCCCGCTCTGCCAGCTCATAAAGGCTGGTGGTGGTTAAGTTGGCACTCTCTAATAAAGCTGGCTGGCTGAAGACGTCAGTCATTGGTGCATCAGCAATCAACTTACTGTCTGCAATTACGATCGAACGGGTGGTGTTTTCAAGCACTAGGTGCAGGTCATGGGAAATGATGATCACTGTCACTCCGCGTTCTTCGTTTAGTCGTTTGATGAAGGACAGCATCGCGGTGTAGTTGCGGTAATCCTGACCCGCAGTCGGCTCGTCCAGAATTAGCAGTTCAGGCTCCATCACCAGAATAGAAGCGATAGTGACACGTTTCTTCTGGCCATAGCTGAGTGCATCAACCGGCCAGTGTCGGTATTTGCTCAGACCGCAAAATTCAAGTACTTCAAGGCAGCGTTGTTCGATCTCTTTGTCATACAAACCTTGGTTTTTCAGGCCGAATGCCACTTCATCCATGATCATATGGTGGGAGATCATATGATTAGGGTTTTGCATTACGACGCCGACTTTCTTGCTTCGCTCAAAGATCGACAGTTGATTGAAATCCTGACCCTCGAAAGTGATGCTTCCTGAGTCCGGCTCTAAAACACCCATCACCAACTTGGTGATGGTGGACTTACCTGAACCGTTTTTACCGAGAATGGATACCAATTCGCCGGGGTGAACAGTGAAGGAAACGTCTTCAAGCGCATTTTTCTCACCGTCATAGGAGTAGGTGAGGTTATTCACGCTCAGTAACGGCTCTCGTGTTTCTGTGCTGACTGCGAGTGCAGAGCACTTTGCCCAACGTTGCAGTTGTGTTTTGAACCTATCTACAGGCACTGCATCCAAATAGGCTGGAGAATCGGATTCAGCCAGTTGACAACCTGCATGTTTGAGAGCAGAAAAGTAGAGCGGTTGGCGGATACCATGAGTTTCAAGCAAACCAGACATGATCAGCGCATTCGGTGTGGTGTCAGCCACTATGGTGCCGTTGTCCATCAGTATCACGCGGTCAACATGTTGGGTCAGCACATCTTCCAAACGGTGCTCAATGATGATGATAGTTTTACCGGTATCACGGTGAAGTTGGTCGACAATTTCAATGGTGCGCTTGCCTGTTTTTGGATCAAGAGCGGCTAGCGGTTCATCGAACAGCAGCACATCGACATCGTCGACCAATACGCCAGCAAGAGATACGCGTTGTTTCTGGCCACCGGATAGATCATGAGGCGCATGGTTGAGCAGAGTTTCCAGCTCAACCATCTTGGCAGTGGCTTTCACCACAGGGTACATATCAGCAATTGACACCTGTTGGTTTTCCAGAGCGAAAGCGATGTCTTCACCCACGGTTAGGCCAACAAACTGGCTGTCGGTATCCTGCAAAACGGTTCCCACTTGCTCGGTGTATTGAACGAGTGACATCGAGCTAGCACTCTTGCCGTCAATAAATAATTCGCCCGAAACGTCGCCTTCTACGGAATGAGGGATCAAACCGTTGATACACTGACCCAAGGTGGATTTACCACTGCCGCTTGGGCCGATAATCAGGACTTTTTCACCTTTCTCAATACGCAGATTGATATTTTTAAGCGTCGGGTTTACCAGCGCATCGTAACGGAAGCTGAAGTTTTTAAATTCGATGGTCATGGAAATGGTCAGGCCTCAGTCAGGTTACGGCACAGGCTATTGCGCTTGGCGACAGATTGCAGGATGAAGTAGCCGACGACTGACACGAGCAAAGCATTACCAGCGGCAATGATACAAAGCTGGATAAACACTTTGGTGAAAGGTTCTGCGTACAAAATAGTGTCAAGAAAAGCTGAGCAGCCGTAACCGAGCACATTGCCGAGCAATGCTAACAGCGAAAACAAGAACACATCAGGCAGCTTGAATTGGCCGTATTTGAGGCGTTTTTTGGTTAACAGTGGGAATAGCCCGATGATCATACCGACAATGCCTGAGCCTAATACCCAGGTCAGCCATACGCCCCATCCTGCGAAAAGGTCTGTCACCCAGTGGCCAATGAAGCCAACAAAAAAACCGACACCTGGGCCAAAGAGTACGCTGAACAGCGCCAGAATCGCCATAGCAGGTTTCAGTGTGGTGTTGGCAAAAACGGGGATACCAAACATGGGTAAACCACCGATGCCGTAGAGCGCGGCTCCAATGGCAATGATAACGACTGTTTTTGCAGAGAAATTCATAGATAACCTTTCGCGCCCGGCTTATCGAAGGCGAGCCTGGGCGCTTCGTAATGCAAATTATTTTAAGTGGCTCGCAAAAAATGAGGCGGGATTATATAGGATCAATTTGGAGAAAGGAAAGCTATCTATCTAGACGTCTAAACCTTTCTGTAAACCAAGATAGACGTTTGATGAAGCTTAGAACGGAGCGAAATTGAGAACCAATAAAAAAGGCGCCTAAGCGCCTTTCTCAAAAGATGGGAATAGGTTGCTATTTCGCCAGCTTTTCCAGTACCGCTTTTCGCTCTACTTCACGACAAGCCGCCGCAGTAAATACTACGTCTGTTGAGCTGTTCAGTGCGGTTTCAGCTGAATCCTGAACCACGCCGATAATGAAGCCTACCGCGACAACTTGCATCGCCACATCATTAGGAATGCCAAACAGATTACACGCCAGAGGGATCAGCAGCAGAGAACCGCCAGCCACACCAGACGCACCACATGCTGAAACTGCCGCAACGATGCTTAGCAGAAGTGCAGTTGCCAGATCTACCTGAATGCCCAGAGTGTTAACTGCCGCCAGCGTCAGCACTGTAATGGTAATCGCCGCACCGCCCATGTTGATGGTCGCACCCAGAGGGATTGAAACGGAGTAAGTGTCTTTATCCAACTTCAAACGGTTACAAAGCTGCATGTTCACAGGGATGTTGGCAGCGGAACTTCGCGTAAAGAAGGCAGTCATGCCACTTTCACGTAGGCATTGGAGCACCAATGGGTATGGGTTAGAGCGTGTTTTGAAGTAAACAATAATTGGGTTAACGACCAGTGCGATGATCGCCATGCTTCCAAGTAAAACAGCCAACAGGTGAGCATAGCCCATTAGTGCTTCAAAACCAGTTTCCGCAAAGGTTTTCGCCACCAGACCAAAGATACCCAGTGGTGCTAGTTTGATGATGTTACGAACGATAAAAGACACGCTCTCTGCAACATCACTGAACACGGTTTTTGTAGTGTCATTCGCGTGATGAAGGGCAATCCCTAAACCAATTGCCCATGCAAGGATACCGATGAAGTTGCCATTCATCAGGGCATTTATTGGGTTGTCAACAATGCTGAACAGTAGGGTAGTGATGACCTGAGCAATACCCTCAGGTGGTGCGATTGGAGCGTCAGAGGTTGTTAGCGTCAGTTCTGTTGGGAACAGAAAACTCATGGTTACTGCTGTCAGTGCAGCTGCGAAGGTACCAACAAGGTAAAGGATAACAATTGGACGAAGGTGTGTATGTTGGCCTTTGCGTTGATTAGCAATGGATGCGGCAACCAGAATGAATACCAGAATTGGCGCGACAGCTTTCAATGCATTGACAAAAAGTCCGCCCAGGAATCCAACGGCTTTGGCGCTTTCTGGCGAAAAACTCGCCAACGCGACACCCGCAATAATACCTACCAGAATCTGGATAACCAGACTGGCATTGGCAATGCGAGCGAGAGGAGATTGTGTTTGCTTCATTATATTCTCACTTCACTGTGTAAGGGTCTTGGGGCCCTTTAACCTAGAAAACCTCAAACGTCATCACGCTTGAGGTCAAACTGTTAACACGAGGTTAGCGGTTGGATTAAATCAGGAGGGCTGCCGCTCTGTAAAGCGGAAAGTGATATAAAATACACAATCTGATCGCACGTGCATGATTTTATAACGATATATGTGTAATGAGTAATGTAATGTGTTGGATAAAATACTGTTTATTAGTTGTTAATGGGGTCAATAAAAAAGCGCCCTGCAGGGCGCTTTAGATGAATTGTGAATGCGAGAGTCTGAAATAATAACTTTAATAAATAACTCGACCAACTGTGTTAAGTAGCTGGCTTACCCCTTTAGTAAAGTGGAGGGGCGCATCGGCAACTGTGTAACACAGACAACCATCATGTGTTTGTGGCGTATGATGATTCGAGCTATCGAGAACAATGAAATCGCCCGGAACATATTGGTCGTGCTCGTCTTCGAAGTGACCACTCAACAGAAGCGTTACTTCCATGCCTTTGTGTGTGTGGCTTGGGACACTGCCATTCATGCCAATGTGAAGAAGGCTGGCTCGTGTGTCGCCTTCGTTCAACGGAAGCCTAGCGCGGCTGATGGATCCAATTGAACTCCATCCCAGATGGTGGTAGCGGCGAAGAGCAGTTGGCAAATTATAACGATCACCAGCTACTTCAATCTCCGAACTGGGTGATGCAGAGACCTTGGTCAGCGGCGAACTTTCTCCGTTGATAATGGAAGCCATCATGTCGGCAAAAATGTCTTCTTGAGCGCTTTCCTGGTCGATGGCATTGTCGTCATTAAATGCAGAATCGGCCGCTTTTGCTTCATAGTGTGCGAGCTTTTCTGCACAGCAAGAGCAAAGCTCGCAGTGAGCTGCTACGGCGATAGACATTGACGCCGGTAACTCACCCGCCGCGTGTGACTCTAGTAATGCTTCAGACGGATGGTACTTAATCATTGTTTACCTCCAAATGACTACGCAGTTTTTGTAACCCCAATCTTAAACGCGATTTTATGGTGCCTAGGGGCACGTTGAGCTGGTCTGCAAGTTCTTGATGCGTAAGTTGTTTCAAATAAACACCTCTCACAACCTGCTGTTGGAGATCAGGAAGCAAATCAATGTAAGAGAGAAGCTGAGTCTGAATCTGCTCTTGCAACGCTTCGTCTTCTTGATCGCCGACTTCTCCATCAATTAGCGGCCAAATATCGCCACTCAAACAGTCTTCCCGGTTACTCTTCACTTTTCTGAGCATGTCAAAACTCA
The nucleotide sequence above comes from Grimontia kaedaensis. Encoded proteins:
- the mlc gene encoding sugar metabolism global transcriptional regulator Mlc; the encoded protein is MILAQPGHIDHIKRNNAGAVYKLIDQLGPISRIELSKRSQLAPASITKITRELIEAHLVKETEYGEPVSRGRPAIGLVLNNDGWQFLSIRLGRGYLTLALHELGGNILVEERHDILVLEQDILLELIQQHINQFFSTHSNVVDRVTAIAVSLPGLVNSAQGIVIQMPHYDVHNMPLGPAIHRATGLPVFIGNDTRSWALAEKLFGNARDVENSVLISIHHGVGAGIMIDGKVLEGQVGNIGELGHIQIKPFGKRCYCGNSGCLETVASLQAVLEDAQVLLNQGHESILQDKPLTIDSLCAAALEGDGVAVKVITELGHNLGQAIAIVVNLFNPERILIGGEFNQAKSVLYPAIMERIQNQTLPHYFENLALEESHFYTQATMPGAALVKRAMYDGYLLMKVLEG
- the sstT gene encoding serine/threonine transporter SstT, translating into MKQTQSPLARIANASLVIQILVGIIAGVALASFSPESAKAVGFLGGLFVNALKAVAPILVFILVAASIANQRKGQHTHLRPIVILYLVGTFAAALTAVTMSFLFPTELTLTTSDAPIAPPEGIAQVITTLLFSIVDNPINALMNGNFIGILAWAIGLGIALHHANDTTKTVFSDVAESVSFIVRNIIKLAPLGIFGLVAKTFAETGFEALMGYAHLLAVLLGSMAIIALVVNPIIVYFKTRSNPYPLVLQCLRESGMTAFFTRSSAANIPVNMQLCNRLKLDKDTYSVSIPLGATINMGGAAITITVLTLAAVNTLGIQVDLATALLLSIVAAVSACGASGVAGGSLLLIPLACNLFGIPNDVAMQVVAVGFIIGVVQDSAETALNSSTDVVFTAAACREVERKAVLEKLAK
- a CDS encoding ChrR family anti-sigma-E factor translates to MIKYHPSEALLESHAAGELPASMSIAVAAHCELCSCCAEKLAHYEAKAADSAFNDDNAIDQESAQEDIFADMMASIINGESSPLTKVSASPSSEIEVAGDRYNLPTALRRYHHLGWSSIGSISRARLPLNEGDTRASLLHIGMNGSVPSHTHKGMEVTLLLSGHFEDEHDQYVPGDFIVLDSSNHHTPQTHDGCLCYTVADAPLHFTKGVSQLLNTVGRVIY
- a CDS encoding ABC transporter ATP-binding protein: MTIEFKNFSFRYDALVNPTLKNINLRIEKGEKVLIIGPSGSGKSTLGQCINGLIPHSVEGDVSGELFIDGKSASSMSLVQYTEQVGTVLQDTDSQFVGLTVGEDIAFALENQQVSIADMYPVVKATAKMVELETLLNHAPHDLSGGQKQRVSLAGVLVDDVDVLLFDEPLAALDPKTGKRTIEIVDQLHRDTGKTIIIIEHRLEDVLTQHVDRVILMDNGTIVADTTPNALIMSGLLETHGIRQPLYFSALKHAGCQLAESDSPAYLDAVPVDRFKTQLQRWAKCSALAVSTETREPLLSVNNLTYSYDGEKNALEDVSFTVHPGELVSILGKNGSGKSTITKLVMGVLEPDSGSITFEGQDFNQLSIFERSKKVGVVMQNPNHMISHHMIMDEVAFGLKNQGLYDKEIEQRCLEVLEFCGLSKYRHWPVDALSYGQKKRVTIASILVMEPELLILDEPTAGQDYRNYTAMLSFIKRLNEERGVTVIIISHDLHLVLENTTRSIVIADSKLIADAPMTDVFSQPALLESANLTTTSLYELAERADISDINGFMQQFIETESNAK
- a CDS encoding ECF-type riboflavin transporter substrate-binding protein; its protein translation is MNFSAKTVVIIAIGAALYGIGGLPMFGIPVFANTTLKPAMAILALFSVLFGPGVGFFVGFIGHWVTDLFAGWGVWLTWVLGSGIVGMIIGLFPLLTKKRLKYGQFKLPDVFLFSLLALLGNVLGYGCSAFLDTILYAEPFTKVFIQLCIIAAGNALLVSVVGYFILQSVAKRNSLCRNLTEA
- a CDS encoding energy-coupling factor transporter transmembrane component T family protein, which encodes MKASKMKFGINYIDTQSPLHALNGITKFALFMAWVTIVLTTFDLRIIVVMVLLGLALLKMTGVAFQVYKPLLIGTLSVLSMNAVFMFLVAPQQGSEWANTTTEIVALPGNYSLTQETLFYLLTVTLKYFSMFPIALVFVFTTHPTEFASSLNRIGVPYKIAYAVSLTLRYLPEVKNDFVNIMHAQQARGVDFSKNAPLMTRFRGVAKILIPLIFSSLDRADEISNAMTLRGFGRNKSRTWYNERPLVAKDWSMLALIAICVALALTKRSLDNGVVWYPL